One Thauera sp. K11 DNA window includes the following coding sequences:
- a CDS encoding DUF411 domain-containing protein — protein sequence MKHPFHSGFRPAAAWRGLPGALACAAVLALPPAVAAADEVMMYKDPNCGCCGKWAEHMRAGGFAVKEIATPGMGEVKRTAGVPQALGSCHTAKVGGYVIEGHVPAADVKRLLAEKPAIAGIAAPGMPQGSPGMEGPFPADRYEVVGFDREGRSTVFARH from the coding sequence ATGAAGCATCCATTCCATTCCGGCTTCCGGCCGGCCGCCGCGTGGCGCGGCCTGCCCGGCGCGCTCGCCTGCGCGGCCGTCCTCGCACTGCCCCCGGCCGTCGCCGCCGCGGACGAGGTGATGATGTACAAGGACCCGAACTGCGGCTGCTGCGGCAAGTGGGCCGAGCACATGCGCGCCGGCGGTTTCGCGGTGAAGGAGATCGCCACGCCCGGCATGGGCGAGGTCAAGCGCACCGCGGGCGTGCCGCAGGCACTGGGTTCCTGCCACACCGCGAAGGTGGGCGGCTACGTGATCGAGGGCCACGTGCCGGCCGCCGACGTCAAGCGCCTGCTCGCCGAAAAGCCGGCGATCGCCGGCATCGCTGCGCCGGGCATGCCGCAGGGCTCGCCCGGCATGGAGGGACCGTTCCCCGCCGACCGCTACGAGGTCGTCGGCTTCGACCGCGAAGGCCGCAGCACGGTCTTCGCGCGGCACTGA
- a CDS encoding heavy metal sensor histidine kinase, with protein sequence MRLSLTARLALLFAAATAGLLVVVAVVLGRAVEAHFDELDAHELAGRMTLIGNQLQRTGDPQALATLPRRLDDALVGFDTVAVLIRDAEGAEIYAFRPSNFDAAQRAGTALPAAGAAWTQDGRRYIGRESVFRLPAPDAAVAAGEVRVLVALDISHHLHFLETVRSRLWLGISLAAAAAALLGWVAARRGLAPLRRVTATACGLSADHLDRRLDERNAPSEVRELVEAFNGMLDRLQSSFRRLSDFSADIAHELRTPVSNLMTQTAVALSQVRSADEYREVLGSNLEEYERIARMVGDMLFLAQAENGRLPLPVETVTLADEARALAEFYEALADEGGVRISVHEAGEGVAVAGDRLMLRRALSNLLSNALRHTPAGGTVAIDVGHRGDEAVIAVRNAGKPIPAEELPRIFERFHRAGPGRRDRGEGAGLGLAITRSIVEAHGGRVEAASDAGETRFILHLPLARPRPARVAG encoded by the coding sequence GTGAGGCTGTCGCTGACCGCGCGCCTGGCGCTGCTGTTCGCCGCGGCGACGGCCGGCCTGCTGGTGGTTGTCGCGGTGGTGCTGGGGCGGGCGGTGGAGGCGCACTTCGACGAACTCGATGCGCACGAGCTGGCGGGCAGGATGACGCTGATCGGCAACCAGTTGCAGCGCACCGGCGACCCGCAGGCGCTGGCGACGCTGCCGCGGCGGCTGGACGATGCGCTGGTCGGCTTCGACACCGTCGCAGTGCTGATCCGCGATGCCGAAGGCGCGGAGATCTACGCCTTCCGGCCGTCGAATTTCGACGCCGCGCAGCGCGCCGGCACCGCCCTGCCCGCCGCCGGCGCGGCCTGGACGCAGGACGGGCGCCGCTACATCGGCCGCGAATCCGTCTTTCGCCTGCCGGCGCCGGATGCGGCGGTTGCGGCAGGCGAGGTGCGCGTGCTGGTGGCGCTGGACATCTCCCACCATCTGCACTTCCTCGAGACGGTGCGCAGCCGGCTGTGGCTGGGCATCTCGCTGGCAGCGGCCGCGGCGGCGCTGCTGGGCTGGGTCGCGGCGCGGCGCGGCCTGGCGCCGCTGCGCCGGGTGACGGCGACCGCGTGCGGCCTGTCGGCCGACCACCTCGACCGGCGCCTGGACGAGCGCAACGCCCCGTCCGAAGTGCGCGAACTGGTGGAAGCCTTCAACGGCATGCTCGACCGCCTGCAGTCTTCGTTCCGGCGGTTGTCGGATTTTTCCGCCGACATCGCCCACGAGCTGCGCACGCCGGTCTCCAACCTGATGACGCAGACAGCGGTGGCGCTGTCGCAGGTGCGCAGCGCCGACGAGTACCGCGAGGTGCTGGGCTCCAACCTCGAGGAATACGAGCGCATCGCGCGCATGGTGGGCGACATGCTGTTCCTCGCCCAGGCCGAGAACGGCCGTCTGCCGCTGCCGGTCGAGACCGTCACGCTGGCCGACGAGGCGCGCGCGCTGGCCGAGTTCTACGAGGCGCTGGCCGACGAGGGCGGCGTGCGCATCTCGGTGCACGAAGCGGGAGAAGGCGTCGCGGTGGCGGGCGACCGCCTGATGCTGCGCCGGGCGCTGTCCAACCTGCTGTCGAACGCGCTGCGCCACACGCCGGCCGGCGGCACGGTCGCCATCGACGTCGGGCATCGGGGCGACGAGGCGGTGATCGCGGTACGCAACGCTGGCAAGCCCATTCCCGCGGAGGAACTGCCGCGCATCTTCGAGCGCTTCCACCGCGCCGGCCCCGGGCGCCGCGACCGCGGAGAGGGCGCCGGGCTGGGGCTGGCGATCACCCGTTCCATCGTCGAGGCGCATGGCGGACGGGTGGAGGCGGCGTCCGATGCCGGGGAGACGCGCTTCATCCTTCACCTGCCGCTCGCCCGTCCCCGGCCGGCGCGCGTGGCCGGTTGA
- a CDS encoding DUF3025 domain-containing protein yields MSDGASGPAAHAARPLFEPIAHLLAACGGSGVPDAQQLTGLLRRVAPAAASGSGRPIRFAEPRAGMDGYEAHIHATGEVPTRAGDWHDFFNALAWCVWPRSKAACNALHMEERLARERAGLPGRGWRRDALTQFDECGMVVVCADGEIPSLLAAHEWEEVFWRRRERLMRTTCFMVFGHGSWDQLRAPFAGLCAKAVYRVVEPAWLALGRAERQAETDAWLAARLSGPACIATPRDLSPLPLLGIPGVTPASECAAYYRDTRQFRPRREARAAQSSAIG; encoded by the coding sequence ATGAGCGACGGGGCTTCCGGGCCGGCCGCCCACGCGGCGCGCCCGCTGTTCGAGCCCATCGCCCACCTGCTGGCGGCCTGCGGCGGTTCCGGCGTGCCGGATGCGCAGCAACTCACCGGACTGCTGCGCCGCGTCGCGCCGGCGGCCGCGAGCGGGTCGGGGCGGCCGATCCGCTTCGCCGAACCGCGGGCCGGGATGGATGGCTACGAGGCGCACATCCACGCCACCGGCGAGGTGCCCACCCGCGCCGGCGACTGGCACGACTTCTTCAACGCGCTGGCGTGGTGCGTCTGGCCGCGCAGCAAGGCCGCCTGCAATGCGCTGCACATGGAGGAGCGGCTGGCGCGTGAACGGGCGGGCCTGCCCGGGCGCGGCTGGCGGCGCGACGCGCTGACGCAGTTCGACGAGTGCGGCATGGTGGTCGTCTGCGCCGATGGCGAGATCCCGTCCCTGCTGGCGGCGCACGAGTGGGAGGAGGTCTTCTGGCGCCGCCGCGAGCGGCTGATGCGGACGACCTGCTTCATGGTGTTCGGCCACGGCAGTTGGGATCAACTGCGCGCGCCGTTCGCCGGCCTGTGCGCGAAGGCGGTGTATCGGGTGGTCGAGCCGGCGTGGCTGGCGCTGGGGCGCGCGGAGCGGCAGGCGGAGACCGACGCCTGGCTCGCCGCCCGGCTGTCCGGCCCCGCCTGCATCGCCACGCCGCGCGACCTGTCGCCGCTGCCGCTGCTGGGCATCCCGGGCGTGACGCCCGCCAGCGAGTGCGCCGCCTACTACCGCGACACGCGCCAGTTCCGGCCGCGGCGCGAGGCGCGTGCTGCGCAGTCTTCCGCCATCGGCTAG
- a CDS encoding heavy metal response regulator transcription factor has product MKILIVEDEPKTGDYLRQGLSEAGFVVDLARDGLDGLHLALTGEYDLVVLDVMLPSLDGWGVLQTVRRGGHDMPVLFLTARDQVEDRVRGLELGADDYLVKPFAFSELLARVRTLLRRGKTREAEVLRAADLELDLLRRRVTRGGTRIDLTAKEFALLELLLRRQGEVLPRSLIASQVWDMNFDSDTNVIEVAVRRLRAKVDEPFEPKLIRTVRGMGYVLDAAEPAR; this is encoded by the coding sequence GTGAAGATCCTGATCGTCGAGGACGAACCCAAGACCGGCGACTACCTGCGCCAGGGCCTGAGCGAGGCCGGCTTCGTCGTCGACCTCGCGCGCGACGGCCTCGACGGCCTGCATCTCGCGCTCACCGGCGAATACGACCTCGTCGTGCTCGACGTGATGCTGCCTTCGCTCGATGGCTGGGGCGTGCTGCAGACGGTGCGCCGCGGCGGGCACGACATGCCGGTGCTGTTCCTGACCGCGCGTGACCAGGTGGAGGACAGGGTGCGCGGGCTGGAACTCGGGGCCGACGACTACCTCGTGAAGCCCTTCGCCTTCTCCGAACTGCTGGCGCGCGTGCGCACGCTGCTGCGCCGCGGCAAGACCAGGGAGGCGGAGGTGCTGCGCGCGGCCGATCTCGAACTCGACCTGCTGCGCCGCCGGGTGACGCGGGGCGGCACCCGCATCGACCTCACCGCCAAGGAGTTCGCGCTGCTGGAACTGCTGCTGCGCCGCCAGGGCGAGGTGCTGCCGCGCTCGCTGATCGCCTCGCAGGTGTGGGACATGAACTTCGACAGCGACACCAACGTCATCGAGGTGGCGGTGCGGCGGCTGCGCGCCAAGGTGGACGAACCCTTCGAGCCCAAGCTGATCCGCACCGTGCGCGGCATGGGCTACGTGCTGGACGCGGCGGAGCCGGCGCGGTGA
- a CDS encoding HlyD family type I secretion periplasmic adaptor subunit: protein MIAKPTLEAALDLLARYKRVFAAAWNVRHQLAPTPRGALEREFLPAALELQDTPPSPLPRVLMWTLIIAFAIALAWSILGRIDTVASASGKIIPSTRAQVIQPIETAAVRRIHVADGQAVHAGDLLVELDATAAGAEDAQAREAWATARLKAERARSLLASLERGENAGLPALPAQPELSDIPASRRLAETQLLTRQFEEYRSRLRAFDGEIARAQAEQSATRELVAKLDATLPIARRREADYKNLVERAFVSQHGYLEQEQARIEIERDLAYQRAKLAELGQTIAQGRANRSAWQAEFLRGVTAELTEAEQQAASLQAEVTKTENKSRLMRLTAPVDGTVQQLAIHTEGGVVTPAQPLMVVVPNDYSAEVEAVLENKDVGFVKPGQHAEIKIETFPFTRYGTIPAEVSFISNDAVTDEQRGLVFPVRLKLERSTLQVDERTVNLAAGMAVTAEIKTGHRRVIEYFLSPVLQTMDESLGER from the coding sequence ATGATCGCCAAGCCTACCCTTGAGGCCGCGCTGGACCTGCTGGCCCGCTACAAGCGCGTCTTCGCGGCCGCCTGGAACGTTCGCCACCAGCTCGCCCCCACCCCGCGCGGCGCGCTCGAAAGGGAATTCCTTCCCGCCGCGCTCGAACTGCAGGACACCCCGCCCAGCCCGCTGCCGCGCGTGCTGATGTGGACGCTGATCATCGCCTTCGCCATCGCGCTCGCCTGGTCCATCCTCGGCCGCATCGACACCGTCGCCAGCGCCTCCGGCAAGATCATCCCCAGCACCCGCGCCCAGGTCATCCAGCCGATCGAGACCGCGGCCGTGCGGCGCATCCACGTCGCCGACGGCCAGGCCGTGCACGCGGGCGACCTGCTGGTCGAACTCGACGCCACCGCGGCCGGCGCCGAGGACGCCCAGGCGCGCGAAGCCTGGGCCACCGCGCGGCTCAAGGCCGAGCGCGCCCGCAGCCTGCTCGCCAGCCTGGAACGGGGCGAGAACGCCGGTCTGCCAGCCTTGCCCGCCCAACCTGAACTCTCCGACATCCCGGCCAGCCGGCGCCTGGCTGAAACGCAACTGCTCACCCGCCAGTTCGAGGAATACCGCAGCCGGCTACGCGCCTTCGACGGCGAAATCGCCCGTGCCCAGGCCGAGCAATCCGCCACCCGCGAACTGGTCGCCAAACTCGACGCCACGTTGCCCATCGCCCGCCGGCGCGAGGCCGACTACAAGAACCTGGTCGAACGCGCCTTCGTCTCCCAGCACGGCTACCTGGAACAGGAACAGGCGCGCATCGAGATCGAACGCGACCTCGCCTACCAGCGCGCCAAACTCGCCGAACTGGGCCAGACCATCGCCCAAGGCCGCGCCAACCGCAGCGCCTGGCAGGCCGAGTTCCTGCGCGGCGTCACCGCCGAACTCACGGAGGCCGAACAGCAGGCTGCGAGCCTGCAGGCCGAAGTCACCAAGACCGAGAACAAGTCCCGCCTGATGCGGCTCACCGCCCCCGTCGACGGCACCGTGCAGCAACTGGCCATCCACACCGAGGGCGGCGTCGTCACGCCGGCCCAGCCGCTGATGGTGGTCGTACCCAACGATTATTCGGCGGAAGTCGAGGCGGTGCTGGAAAACAAGGACGTCGGCTTCGTCAAGCCCGGCCAGCATGCCGAGATCAAGATCGAAACCTTTCCCTTCACCCGCTACGGCACGATTCCGGCCGAAGTCAGTTTCATTTCCAACGATGCAGTGACCGACGAGCAGCGCGGATTGGTGTTTCCGGTGAGGTTGAAGCTGGAGCGTTCGACGCTGCAGGTCGACGAGCGGACGGTGAATCTGGCCGCAGGCATGGCGGTGACGGCGGAGATCAAGACCGGGCACCGAAGGGTAATCGAGTATTTCCTTAGCCCGGTGTTGCAGACGATGGATGAAAGTTTGGGGGAACGGTGA
- a CDS encoding type I secretion system permease/ATPase, whose protein sequence is MSNMRASSGLACLIMLARLHGVAADADALRHRHGTPAGGFPLPSILLSARELGLKARHGRFRGDALANAPLPAIACDRDGGFFILARIEHGADPGAERRVLIQDPATGRPQILPEADFLARWDGTLVLLASRASLAAELARFDFSWFIPAIVKYRKLLGEVLVASFFLQLFALVTPLFFQVVMDKVLVHKGFSTLTVIGVGLVVVNLFESLLSALRTYLFAHTSSRIDVELGARLFRHLLDLPLAYFEARRVGDSVARVRELENIRQFLTGQALTLVLDLFFSIVFIAVMAWYSVWLTLVVLATLPLYAALSIGVTPLLRRRLNEKFQRGADNQAFLVESVANIQTVKAMAVEPHFTRHWDNQLAGYVAAGFRVTRLGAWASEGVGLIGKLTTVAILWLGAYQVIDGALTVGGLIAFNMLAGRVSQPIMRLANLWQDFQQTGISMARLGDILNTRTELPTSRTALPAMQGRIEFEQVRFRYRPDGAEILKGVSFAIAPGEIIGIVGRSGSGKSTLTKLVQRLYVPERGRVLVDGVDLALADPVWLRRQIGVVLQENMLFARSIRDNIALTDPGAPLEAVIAAAKLAGAHDFIMQLPQAYDTPVGEHGATLSGGQRQRIAIARALITNPRILILDEATSALDYESERIIQDNMRDICRGRTVIVIAHRLSAVKDAHRILVMDHGELIEEGHHGELKERPNGTYAKLYALQQGKP, encoded by the coding sequence ATGTCGAACATGCGAGCAAGCTCAGGGCTTGCCTGCCTCATCATGCTGGCTCGCCTGCACGGCGTGGCGGCGGACGCGGATGCGCTGCGTCACCGCCACGGCACCCCGGCCGGGGGCTTTCCGCTGCCGTCCATCCTGCTCTCCGCGCGCGAACTCGGCCTCAAGGCCCGGCACGGGCGCTTTCGCGGCGATGCCCTGGCGAACGCACCGCTGCCGGCCATCGCCTGTGACCGCGACGGCGGCTTCTTCATCCTCGCCCGCATCGAGCACGGCGCCGACCCCGGCGCCGAACGCCGCGTCCTGATCCAGGACCCCGCCACCGGCCGGCCCCAGATCCTGCCGGAAGCCGACTTCCTGGCCCGCTGGGACGGCACCCTCGTACTGCTGGCCTCGCGTGCCTCGCTCGCCGCCGAACTCGCCCGCTTCGACTTCTCCTGGTTCATCCCGGCCATCGTCAAGTACCGCAAGCTGCTCGGCGAGGTGCTCGTCGCCTCCTTCTTCCTCCAGCTCTTCGCCTTGGTCACGCCGCTCTTCTTCCAGGTGGTCATGGACAAGGTGCTGGTGCACAAAGGCTTTTCCACCCTCACCGTGATCGGGGTCGGCCTCGTGGTGGTCAATCTCTTCGAGAGCCTGCTCTCCGCACTGCGCACCTACCTCTTCGCCCATACCTCAAGCCGCATCGACGTCGAACTGGGCGCACGCCTCTTCCGCCACCTGCTCGACCTGCCGCTGGCCTACTTCGAAGCCCGCCGCGTCGGCGACTCGGTCGCGCGCGTGCGCGAACTGGAGAACATCCGCCAGTTCCTCACCGGCCAGGCGCTCACGCTGGTGCTCGACCTCTTCTTCTCCATCGTCTTCATCGCGGTCATGGCCTGGTACTCGGTCTGGCTCACGCTCGTCGTGCTCGCCACCCTGCCGCTCTACGCTGCGCTTTCCATCGGCGTCACCCCGCTGCTGCGCCGCCGCCTCAACGAAAAATTCCAGCGCGGCGCGGACAACCAGGCATTCCTGGTCGAATCGGTCGCCAACATCCAGACGGTCAAGGCGATGGCGGTCGAACCGCACTTCACCCGCCATTGGGACAACCAGCTCGCCGGCTACGTCGCGGCCGGCTTTCGCGTCACCCGCCTGGGCGCCTGGGCATCCGAAGGCGTGGGCCTCATCGGCAAGCTCACCACGGTCGCCATCCTGTGGCTGGGCGCTTATCAGGTGATCGACGGCGCGCTCACCGTGGGCGGGCTGATCGCCTTCAACATGCTCGCCGGGCGCGTCTCGCAGCCCATCATGCGGCTCGCCAACCTGTGGCAGGACTTCCAGCAGACCGGCATTTCGATGGCGCGCCTCGGCGACATCCTCAACACCCGCACCGAACTGCCCACCAGCCGCACGGCGCTGCCGGCGATGCAGGGACGCATCGAATTCGAACAGGTGCGCTTCCGCTACCGCCCGGACGGCGCGGAGATCCTCAAGGGCGTGTCCTTCGCCATCGCGCCGGGCGAAATCATCGGCATCGTCGGGCGCTCCGGCTCGGGCAAGAGCACGCTCACCAAACTGGTCCAGCGCCTCTACGTGCCCGAACGCGGCCGCGTGCTGGTCGACGGCGTCGATCTCGCGCTCGCCGACCCGGTCTGGCTGCGCCGCCAGATCGGCGTGGTGCTGCAGGAGAACATGCTCTTCGCCCGCTCCATCCGCGACAACATCGCACTCACCGACCCCGGCGCCCCGCTCGAAGCCGTGATCGCCGCCGCGAAACTCGCCGGCGCGCACGACTTCATCATGCAGCTCCCGCAAGCCTACGACACCCCGGTGGGCGAGCACGGCGCCACGCTCTCCGGCGGCCAGCGCCAGCGCATCGCAATTGCCCGTGCCCTCATCACCAACCCGCGCATCCTCATCCTCGACGAGGCTACCAGCGCGCTCGACTACGAATCCGAACGCATCATCCAGGACAACATGCGCGACATCTGCCGGGGCCGCACCGTCATCGTCATCGCCCACCGCCTCTCGGCGGTGAAGGACGCCCACCGCATCCTGGTCATGGACCACGGCGAACTCATCGAGGAAGGCCACCACGGCGAACTCAAGGAACGCCCCAACGGCACCTACGCCAAGCTCTATGCCTTGCAGCAGGGTAAGCCATGA